In Treponema primitia ZAS-2, a genomic segment contains:
- the rpsR gene encoding 30S ribosomal protein S18: MSDEQQYERPSRQDRGMDIPMDGRDGEDRGGRGGKGKVFFKKKVCKFCTQKLKIDYKDADVLRRFITERGKILPRRITGTCAKHQRALALSIKRARIIALLPFVAD; this comes from the coding sequence ATGTCTGATGAACAGCAATATGAACGTCCTTCCAGGCAAGATCGGGGGATGGATATTCCCATGGATGGCCGGGATGGTGAGGACCGGGGCGGCCGGGGCGGAAAGGGCAAGGTATTCTTCAAGAAGAAGGTCTGCAAGTTCTGCACTCAGAAACTCAAGATAGACTATAAGGACGCGGATGTGCTGCGCCGGTTTATCACTGAACGGGGCAAAATCCTGCCCCGCCGCATTACCGGTACCTGCGCCAAACACCAGAGGGCGCTTGCCCTGTCGATTAAGCGGGCCCGGATTATTGCGCTGCTTCCTTTTGTAGCGGACTGA
- a CDS encoding site-2 protease family protein produces MLVVKILLGLFGLGIVVFVHELGHFLAARLVGIDVEAFSIGWGKALFKKKVGAVEYRVSMFPIGGYCKMRGEHEFQEAYENQAKSVAPVPGTFYGATPLRRIVVAFAGPFFNILFAILVLSVIWGIGFEVTTLDNRIVLVSDINPGESYPADQGGLKTGDRIISINGKATANYHDIQEQIATNPEKNLPIQVERAGRTLDFTVRPSLDKSSGAGKIGIYFWSDPIISSVAEGSPGEIAGLRSGDRITRINGEDFPYSVAFFRILKDQPPVLAIDYERDGRSMQTDAVLSYTNGSADLGVSYAAIQFHTTRFSPLGALIKGARETWKTFTLSVKSFGLLFRGIDLTQAVSGPVRITYMVGDVAAEGFGQSIGAGFSSMANFLALISIALCIMNLLPLPVLDGGQIVLFIVEIIKRKPLHPRIINAFQTVGVVLVFGLMLFAVFGDILFLTRR; encoded by the coding sequence ATGCTTGTTGTAAAGATACTATTAGGTTTATTCGGCCTGGGAATCGTGGTCTTTGTCCATGAACTGGGCCACTTCCTCGCCGCCCGTCTGGTGGGCATTGACGTGGAAGCTTTTTCCATAGGCTGGGGCAAGGCCCTGTTCAAAAAGAAAGTCGGCGCCGTTGAATACCGGGTCAGTATGTTCCCCATAGGGGGCTACTGCAAGATGCGGGGGGAACATGAATTCCAGGAAGCCTATGAAAATCAGGCCAAGTCCGTAGCACCGGTGCCTGGCACCTTTTACGGCGCCACACCCCTGAGGCGTATTGTGGTTGCCTTTGCGGGCCCCTTTTTTAACATACTCTTTGCGATCCTGGTTCTTTCGGTGATCTGGGGCATTGGGTTTGAAGTTACTACCCTGGATAACCGCATAGTCCTGGTTTCGGACATCAACCCCGGGGAAAGCTACCCCGCCGACCAAGGGGGGCTGAAAACCGGGGACCGGATCATCAGCATTAACGGCAAAGCTACCGCAAATTACCACGATATTCAGGAACAGATCGCCACCAACCCGGAAAAAAACCTGCCCATACAGGTGGAGCGGGCGGGGAGAACCCTGGATTTTACCGTGCGGCCCAGCCTGGACAAAAGCTCCGGGGCGGGAAAAATCGGTATTTATTTCTGGTCAGACCCAATTATCAGCTCTGTAGCCGAGGGGAGCCCCGGGGAAATAGCGGGGCTGCGGAGCGGGGACCGGATTACCCGGATAAATGGGGAGGATTTTCCCTATTCAGTGGCCTTTTTCAGGATACTCAAAGACCAGCCCCCGGTACTCGCCATAGACTATGAACGGGATGGCCGGTCCATGCAGACCGATGCAGTTCTGAGCTATACCAACGGAAGCGCCGATTTAGGGGTGAGCTATGCGGCCATTCAATTCCATACCACCCGGTTTTCACCGCTAGGCGCCCTGATCAAGGGGGCCCGGGAAACCTGGAAAACCTTTACCCTTTCTGTCAAAAGCTTTGGCCTCCTGTTCCGGGGCATTGATTTAACCCAGGCGGTTTCCGGACCTGTACGAATTACCTACATGGTGGGGGACGTGGCTGCCGAAGGGTTTGGGCAAAGTATAGGCGCAGGTTTCAGTTCCATGGCGAATTTCCTGGCCCTGATTTCCATAGCCCTCTGCATCATGAACCTCCTCCCCCTGCCGGTACTTGATGGGGGACAGATAGTTCTTTTTATTGTTGAAATAATTAAGCGTAAACCCCTGCATCCCAGGATTATAAACGCCTTTCAGACCGTAGGGGTGGTATTAGTCTTCGGGCTGATGCTTTTTGCAGTTTTTGGTGATATTTTATTTTTAACTCGCCGGTAA
- a CDS encoding CCA tRNA nucleotidyltransferase, whose amino-acid sequence MDNAAVHPILKEVASVFTRAGKQVYLVGGAVRDLLLGKEAKDWDLATDARPEEVIALFRRVIPTGIKHGTVTVRYKSNSLEVTTFRTESTYSDGRRPDQVNYAATIEEDLSRRDLTMNAIALSLPSGTTVDPFKGIEDIQNRRIRCVGNPEERFGEDGLRPLRALRFASQLNFTVDEATLAAIPGALSTTVRVSPERIRDELDKIISSDRPSIALLLMEKTGLLELILPELASCRGVEQKGFHRFDVLDHSLLACDYAARLNASREVRMASLFHDIGKPTVCRIDESGVRTFYQHEQVSADLARRIALRLRYPNALTERLVHLIREHMFHYEESWTDAAVRRFIIRVGEENLKDIYALRQADAFATAGIEGEPGFLAPLVSRVDAILAESRALSLKDLAVSGADLISAGVPKGPRLGIILKELLETVLDDPELNTREKLLEIAGNLNRRYTSP is encoded by the coding sequence ATGGATAATGCCGCTGTTCATCCTATACTGAAAGAAGTTGCCTCAGTGTTTACCCGGGCGGGGAAACAGGTCTACCTGGTGGGAGGCGCCGTGCGGGACCTGCTCCTGGGTAAGGAAGCCAAAGATTGGGACCTGGCCACCGATGCCCGGCCCGAAGAAGTTATTGCCCTGTTCCGCCGGGTGATCCCCACGGGGATAAAGCACGGCACCGTCACGGTCCGGTATAAAAGCAACTCCCTGGAGGTAACCACCTTCAGGACCGAGTCCACCTACAGCGATGGACGCCGGCCCGATCAGGTAAACTATGCCGCTACCATCGAAGAGGACCTCTCCCGCCGGGATTTAACCATGAACGCCATTGCCCTGTCCCTCCCCTCGGGAACCACGGTGGACCCTTTCAAGGGTATTGAGGATATACAGAATCGGCGTATACGCTGCGTGGGCAATCCTGAGGAACGGTTCGGGGAAGACGGGCTGCGGCCCCTGCGGGCCCTGCGCTTTGCCTCGCAGCTGAACTTTACGGTGGATGAGGCAACCCTGGCGGCCATACCCGGGGCCCTTTCCACCACGGTCCGGGTTTCCCCGGAACGGATCCGGGATGAACTGGACAAGATCATCAGCTCCGACCGGCCTTCCATCGCCCTGCTGCTCATGGAAAAAACCGGGCTTCTGGAGCTCATACTCCCGGAACTGGCCTCCTGCCGGGGGGTGGAGCAAAAGGGCTTCCACCGTTTCGACGTACTGGACCATTCCCTCCTGGCCTGCGACTATGCCGCCCGGCTTAACGCCTCCCGGGAAGTCCGCATGGCAAGCCTCTTCCATGACATCGGCAAACCGACGGTATGCCGGATCGACGAATCCGGGGTCAGGACCTTCTACCAGCATGAACAGGTTTCCGCGGACCTGGCCCGGAGGATCGCCCTCCGTCTCCGCTACCCCAATGCACTGACCGAGCGCCTGGTCCACCTGATCAGGGAACATATGTTCCACTACGAGGAATCCTGGACCGACGCCGCAGTGCGCCGTTTCATCATCCGGGTGGGTGAAGAAAACCTCAAGGACATCTACGCCCTGCGTCAGGCCGACGCCTTTGCTACTGCGGGCATTGAGGGCGAACCGGGTTTCCTCGCACCCCTGGTCAGCCGGGTCGATGCCATACTCGCAGAAAGCCGGGCCCTGTCCCTGAAAGACCTGGCAGTTTCCGGCGCCGACCTTATCAGTGCCGGAGTTCCCAAGGGTCCCCGGCTGGGTATCATTCTCAAGGAATTACTGGAAACAGTACTGGACGACCCGGAGTTGAACACCCGGGAAAAACTGCTGGAGATTGCGGGGAACCTGAACCGGCGGTATACTTCCCCCTGA
- a CDS encoding thiamine diphosphokinase: MRGIGFIGGEGPGYEQSAILAKGADLIAAADSGLLAAEAAGLRPDWIVGDMDSLGELSRLDRYPPDRVLRYPSDKDYTDTELLLSLLWEQGCDELWLLGGGGGRTDHLLAIQALFEREKSPDRWITAAEDIRQVRAGHPLEVAGAQAVSGGQAPGSLVSVFPLGIGPWELESRGLKWPLSGLPWERGFFGLSNVALEGDFMIRAIRGRFLVVLPR; encoded by the coding sequence GTGCGGGGAATAGGCTTTATCGGCGGAGAAGGACCGGGATACGAGCAAAGCGCGATCCTGGCAAAGGGGGCAGACCTCATCGCTGCGGCCGACTCGGGGCTTTTAGCTGCCGAAGCCGCGGGGCTCCGGCCCGACTGGATCGTGGGGGACATGGACTCCCTGGGTGAGCTCAGCCGGCTGGATCGCTATCCCCCTGACCGGGTCCTCCGCTACCCCTCTGACAAGGACTATACTGACACGGAGCTGCTCCTTTCCTTGCTCTGGGAACAGGGCTGCGATGAGCTCTGGCTTTTAGGCGGTGGGGGAGGCCGGACGGATCATCTGCTGGCCATCCAGGCCCTCTTTGAGCGGGAAAAGAGCCCGGACCGCTGGATTACCGCCGCCGAGGACATACGCCAGGTTCGGGCCGGCCACCCCTTGGAAGTCGCCGGAGCTCAGGCCGTCTCAGGCGGCCAGGCCCCGGGCAGCCTGGTCTCGGTTTTTCCCCTGGGAATCGGCCCTTGGGAGCTGGAAAGCCGGGGACTCAAGTGGCCCCTGTCGGGTCTCCCCTGGGAGCGGGGTTTTTTTGGCCTCAGCAATGTCGCCCTGGAGGGGGACTTTATGATCCGCGCGATCCGGGGGCGTTTTCTGGTTGTTTTACCGCGGTAA
- the dnaB gene encoding replicative DNA helicase codes for MASPALTDSGRNPADRGPKPPPHNDEAEQASLGAMLQDEDGITTVIQYLRPDDFYSNANRRVYAAILSLFNQGRKADIITITEELRQAGELEQAGGSSYVSSLTHVVPSSANVDFYSKIVQDCSLRRALLKVANELSVKSFDESQESRIILEETQQRIFDLTEGRKPLSFKSAKEILPQVIETIEKLYHSKDAYTGVPSGFEELDSMTSGFQPSELIIIGARPSVGKTALALTMAANISINNKERKIPTAFFTLEMSDKALMQRLISSEANIESNKIRNGLLKPSDFSSLMTAAGRIYEAPLYIVDMPNMKLLDLRAQARRLRVQQKVEIIFIDYLTLISSDNYQLPRHEQIAEISRSLKSLARELGIPIVALSQVRRDAEGKRPNLSDIRESGSIEQDADVVMFLHRERESDKKNTERENAEVTTTELIIAKQRNGPVGTIEIAFLPRYTKFAPLTRQ; via the coding sequence ATGGCTTCCCCGGCGTTGACAGACTCAGGCAGAAACCCGGCGGACAGGGGGCCGAAGCCTCCCCCCCACAACGATGAGGCGGAACAGGCTTCCTTGGGGGCGATGCTTCAGGATGAGGACGGGATAACCACGGTTATACAGTACCTCAGGCCCGATGACTTTTATTCAAACGCCAACCGCCGGGTTTATGCGGCCATACTAAGTCTGTTTAACCAGGGCCGGAAAGCGGATATTATCACCATCACCGAGGAGCTCCGCCAGGCCGGGGAACTGGAACAGGCCGGGGGCTCCTCCTATGTATCCTCCCTTACCCATGTGGTGCCCTCCAGCGCCAATGTGGATTTTTACTCGAAAATCGTCCAGGATTGTTCACTCCGCCGCGCCCTGCTCAAGGTTGCTAATGAGCTAAGCGTCAAATCCTTTGATGAATCCCAGGAATCCCGGATAATCCTGGAAGAAACCCAGCAGCGGATTTTTGATCTTACCGAGGGCCGGAAACCCTTAAGCTTTAAGAGCGCCAAGGAAATTCTCCCCCAGGTTATTGAAACCATAGAAAAACTGTACCACTCCAAGGACGCCTATACCGGGGTTCCTTCGGGATTTGAAGAACTTGATTCTATGACCTCGGGTTTCCAGCCCTCTGAGCTTATCATCATCGGCGCCCGGCCTTCGGTGGGGAAAACCGCTCTGGCTTTAACCATGGCGGCGAATATATCGATCAATAATAAGGAGCGGAAGATACCCACCGCCTTTTTTACCCTGGAAATGTCCGATAAGGCCCTGATGCAGCGGCTCATCTCCAGCGAGGCGAATATTGAGTCCAACAAGATACGGAACGGTCTCCTGAAACCCAGCGATTTTAGCAGTCTCATGACTGCGGCGGGGAGGATCTACGAGGCGCCCCTCTACATTGTGGATATGCCCAATATGAAGCTCCTGGATCTGCGGGCCCAGGCGCGGCGGCTCCGGGTACAGCAGAAGGTGGAGATTATCTTTATTGATTACCTTACCCTGATCAGCTCCGACAATTATCAACTCCCCCGGCATGAGCAGATCGCCGAGATCTCCCGTTCCCTGAAAAGCCTGGCCCGGGAACTGGGTATCCCCATAGTAGCCTTATCCCAGGTGCGCCGTGACGCCGAGGGGAAGCGGCCGAACCTTTCGGATATCCGGGAATCAGGGTCCATTGAGCAGGATGCGGATGTGGTGATGTTCCTGCACCGGGAACGGGAGTCGGACAAGAAAAACACGGAACGTGAAAATGCGGAGGTTACCACTACGGAGTTAATCATCGCGAAACAGCGGAACGGCCCGGTGGGCACCATAGAAATCGCCTTCCTGCCCAGGTATACAAAATTTGCCCCCCTTACCAGGCAGTAA
- a CDS encoding WD40 repeat domain-containing protein, with the protein MKHYRHVIKPGIFILMILLAAPWVYSQSVAIAAGHSGTVSVMAFDSARNYILSAGADGFLGIWSIRNNSAIDRFQVSPYGIRSLSLRPGKSQAAIVESDGVGVYRISAWDYVAKQNLFTLRFRDPITFINYSAAGNFLIVSRSGRTGVVFIHPETGEILNSPPDMTGTVSFAATGRSERTVMTYTASGQINYWELDSGREVQNAMTIPNLGSPILFGNNRYLCGIDPDGLVVLDAVTGKEIARDRDVNRGKLFTVSSSDLLEFMYLGTLNNSAARGTINLTHYIITTQGKLEKQNKTTASSMPIISSGVTAQGGAVALGTVDGGVWLFGEHDLEPRVLNRVKVTQVSATAVSGDTLGIITEDKFLSFLPLDYQSIRDRATITLENSRGYTQIYGDSGILPGTPGRFLLWQTENTRSYPEIIIGAGTEDRKDMILGRLNLRHPLRNASLLGSQALFLDSVGNITVMSTETGSSKFTYTATDPLDIAFLDNENVIIGQTNIAQNAPFLTVNITTEETVPFNYPSTVGAKLYRGPEGAVYGGVVEGSSDSAISALLLLDIDNPSSSTRLVEYRGEDTGFIIAQSGESVASTIGGNGSTLHSNRGFIPFERAPSLPINLLGCEDYFIVLGRDGTISWHDPATGFLLARMRFLETEWILETQNRSRTIRGPLQKKN; encoded by the coding sequence ATGAAACACTATCGCCACGTTATAAAACCCGGAATATTCATCCTTATGATTCTGCTTGCTGCCCCCTGGGTGTATTCCCAATCCGTTGCCATAGCCGCAGGCCATTCCGGTACCGTATCGGTGATGGCCTTTGACTCGGCCAGGAATTATATTCTCAGCGCCGGGGCGGATGGGTTTCTGGGAATTTGGAGTATCCGAAATAATTCGGCGATAGATCGTTTTCAGGTAAGCCCCTACGGGATCCGTTCTCTGAGCCTCAGACCGGGCAAGTCCCAGGCAGCCATAGTAGAAAGCGATGGCGTCGGGGTCTATCGTATTTCCGCCTGGGATTATGTGGCGAAACAGAACCTGTTCACCCTGCGCTTTCGAGACCCCATAACCTTTATCAATTATTCCGCTGCGGGAAATTTTCTTATTGTAAGCCGGAGTGGCAGAACCGGAGTGGTGTTTATTCATCCCGAAACCGGAGAAATTTTAAATTCTCCGCCTGATATGACCGGAACTGTCAGCTTCGCCGCCACGGGCCGATCGGAACGCACGGTAATGACCTATACAGCTTCCGGACAGATCAACTATTGGGAACTGGATTCCGGAAGGGAAGTCCAGAACGCCATGACCATCCCCAATCTGGGAAGTCCCATCCTGTTCGGTAATAACCGGTATCTCTGCGGCATAGACCCCGACGGGCTTGTGGTTCTGGACGCAGTAACAGGAAAAGAAATCGCCCGGGACCGGGATGTGAACCGGGGAAAACTCTTCACCGTTTCCTCATCGGATCTGCTTGAATTTATGTACCTGGGTACCCTGAATAACAGCGCCGCCCGGGGAACCATTAACCTTACCCATTACATCATCACCACCCAGGGAAAGCTGGAAAAGCAAAATAAAACCACCGCCTCTTCCATGCCGATCATTTCCAGCGGAGTTACCGCCCAGGGTGGCGCCGTTGCTCTGGGAACCGTTGACGGAGGGGTTTGGCTTTTCGGGGAACATGACCTGGAACCCCGGGTGCTTAACCGGGTAAAGGTTACCCAGGTATCTGCTACCGCCGTCTCGGGAGACACCCTGGGTATTATTACTGAGGATAAATTTTTAAGCTTCCTGCCCCTGGACTACCAATCCATCAGGGACCGGGCTACCATTACCCTGGAAAATTCCCGGGGTTATACCCAAATATACGGGGATTCAGGAATACTCCCGGGAACCCCCGGCCGGTTTCTGCTCTGGCAGACCGAAAATACCCGGTCCTATCCCGAAATCATCATAGGCGCCGGCACTGAGGACCGTAAAGACATGATCCTGGGAAGGTTGAACCTCAGGCATCCCCTCCGTAATGCATCTCTCCTGGGAAGCCAGGCCCTCTTCCTTGATTCTGTGGGAAATATCACAGTTATGTCCACCGAAACCGGGAGCAGTAAATTTACCTATACCGCCACGGATCCCCTGGATATAGCCTTCCTGGATAATGAGAATGTTATCATCGGTCAGACTAATATCGCCCAAAATGCACCTTTCCTGACGGTGAATATTACTACTGAGGAGACGGTTCCTTTTAATTACCCATCCACCGTGGGCGCCAAATTATACCGGGGGCCTGAAGGGGCCGTGTACGGCGGCGTGGTTGAAGGGTCCTCGGACAGCGCTATCTCAGCACTGCTCCTCCTGGATATTGATAACCCCTCAAGCTCAACACGCTTGGTTGAATACCGGGGAGAAGATACGGGCTTTATTATTGCCCAGAGCGGCGAATCCGTGGCTTCAACCATAGGGGGCAACGGATCGACCCTTCATAGCAACCGGGGCTTCATACCCTTTGAACGGGCGCCAAGCCTACCAATTAACCTTTTGGGCTGTGAAGATTATTTTATTGTCCTTGGCAGGGACGGCACCATAAGCTGGCATGACCCGGCCACGGGGTTCCTCCTTGCACGGATGCGGTTCCTGGAAACAGAGTGGATACTGGAAACCCAGAACCGGAGCCGGACCATCCGGGGACCCCTGCAGAAGAAGAATTAA
- the rplI gene encoding 50S ribosomal protein L9: MKVILNKDLSPLGEEGDVKDVAKGYARNYLFPRGIAVPYTDRTVKLFEARREEIEARKAEKRKDAAGIKEKIEALELILTMPVGANGKLYGAVTSQTVADELGKQGFQVERKRIELPGNSFKSVGKYKVAVKLYESAAAELTVVVQGQPLKVETPTAAPVRRDRRRRDEEAAPGSAPEAPAESPAPDAAQEPVADKE; encoded by the coding sequence ATGAAGGTTATTCTCAACAAGGATCTATCACCCCTGGGTGAAGAAGGGGATGTAAAGGATGTTGCCAAGGGCTATGCCCGGAACTACCTCTTCCCCCGGGGCATTGCGGTGCCCTATACGGATCGCACAGTAAAACTGTTTGAAGCTCGCCGGGAAGAAATTGAAGCCCGGAAGGCGGAGAAGCGCAAGGATGCTGCGGGTATTAAAGAAAAAATCGAGGCCCTTGAACTGATCCTTACCATGCCTGTGGGGGCTAACGGGAAACTCTACGGCGCAGTTACCAGCCAGACCGTGGCGGATGAACTGGGCAAGCAGGGCTTCCAGGTTGAACGGAAGCGAATTGAACTTCCGGGCAACAGCTTTAAGAGCGTGGGTAAGTACAAGGTAGCGGTAAAACTCTATGAAAGTGCCGCAGCGGAATTGACTGTAGTGGTGCAGGGGCAGCCCCTAAAGGTTGAAACCCCCACGGCTGCTCCGGTACGGCGGGACCGCCGGCGCCGGGATGAAGAAGCGGCGCCCGGGTCTGCGCCGGAAGCGCCGGCTGAAAGTCCGGCCCCGGATGCAGCTCAGGAACCGGTCGCCGACAAAGAATAA
- the ssb gene encoding single-stranded DNA-binding protein, with amino-acid sequence MAVDLNHVVLIGRLTRDAELKYTANGQAVCKFSIAVNRRRKNGDQWVDEANFFDIVVWGKQGESLNQYLVKGKMVGVDGELRQDRWEQDGQNRSKVEIVATNIQLLGGGPGGAAGQGSGGSANGGGFQRGDSYGDKAPRDNPAGGDDGFADDIPF; translated from the coding sequence ATGGCGGTAGATTTAAACCATGTGGTACTGATTGGACGATTAACCCGGGATGCGGAGCTTAAATACACTGCCAATGGCCAAGCGGTCTGCAAATTTTCCATTGCGGTAAACCGCCGTCGGAAAAACGGAGATCAGTGGGTGGACGAGGCGAATTTTTTCGATATCGTCGTCTGGGGCAAGCAGGGCGAGTCCCTCAATCAGTACCTGGTTAAAGGGAAAATGGTGGGGGTCGATGGTGAACTCCGCCAGGATCGCTGGGAACAGGATGGCCAGAACCGCTCAAAGGTGGAGATTGTGGCCACTAACATTCAGCTTCTCGGGGGAGGCCCCGGGGGCGCCGCAGGACAGGGATCCGGTGGCTCTGCCAATGGCGGCGGATTTCAGCGGGGTGATTCCTACGGGGATAAGGCTCCCCGGGACAACCCCGCCGGGGGCGACGACGGCTTTGCCGACGATATCCCCTTTTGA
- the dxr gene encoding 1-deoxy-D-xylulose-5-phosphate reductoisomerase has translation MKKRVAVLGATGSIGKSTLDVLRNGKDDFDVVLLSSHTSYRLLKESARDFPDAALVISGEIPEGTRAEEGIAWYGRKGLLRAIAEAGADITVNGISGAAGLEPSLAVLDTGADLALANKETMVLAAPLVNARSAEKGARIFPVDSEHAAIYNLLRAHGQENLEEILLTASGGPFRTIPLEKMAAITPEQALAHPTWNMGPKITIDSSTMANKGLEVIEAAGLFSVPAEKVRVVVHPQSVVHSMIRLKDGAVYAQLSKPDMRLPIHQALYGDDCVPCPFGRLDFDALTLDFEKPDFDRFPMLALAYQASRNGGLYPAVFNGANEIAVASFLKKGISFLDIPRIVGYVLNRDWKNSGVTMEAILEADSRSRALAESYILHSLEK, from the coding sequence TTGAAAAAACGGGTTGCCGTTCTTGGCGCTACGGGTTCCATTGGGAAAAGTACCCTGGATGTACTGCGAAATGGCAAAGACGATTTTGATGTGGTCCTCCTTTCAAGCCATACCTCATATCGGTTACTTAAAGAGTCGGCTCGGGATTTCCCTGATGCGGCCTTGGTTATATCCGGCGAAATTCCTGAAGGAACCAGGGCGGAGGAAGGAATAGCCTGGTACGGCCGGAAGGGGCTTCTCAGGGCCATCGCCGAAGCTGGGGCGGATATCACGGTGAATGGCATCTCAGGCGCGGCGGGGCTGGAACCTTCCCTGGCGGTGCTGGACACTGGGGCGGATCTTGCCCTGGCAAATAAGGAAACCATGGTCCTGGCCGCCCCCCTGGTAAATGCCCGCTCCGCAGAGAAAGGGGCCCGGATTTTTCCGGTAGATTCTGAACACGCCGCTATTTACAACCTATTACGGGCCCACGGGCAGGAAAACCTGGAAGAAATCCTCCTCACTGCCTCCGGGGGGCCCTTCCGTACCATACCCCTGGAAAAAATGGCTGCTATTACTCCGGAGCAGGCCCTGGCCCACCCTACCTGGAATATGGGCCCTAAGATCACCATAGATTCCTCTACCATGGCGAATAAAGGCCTTGAGGTGATTGAGGCAGCGGGGCTCTTTTCGGTCCCCGCAGAAAAGGTGCGGGTGGTGGTCCACCCCCAGAGTGTGGTCCATTCCATGATCCGCCTGAAAGACGGGGCAGTTTATGCCCAGCTTTCAAAGCCTGATATGCGGCTCCCCATACACCAGGCCCTATACGGGGACGACTGTGTCCCCTGCCCCTTCGGCCGCCTGGATTTTGACGCCCTTACCCTGGATTTTGAAAAACCCGATTTTGATCGCTTCCCTATGCTTGCTCTGGCCTATCAGGCCTCTCGTAATGGGGGGCTGTACCCGGCGGTCTTTAACGGGGCCAACGAGATTGCGGTGGCTTCCTTTTTAAAAAAGGGGATTTCCTTTCTTGATATACCCCGGATAGTCGGATATGTTTTAAATAGGGACTGGAAAAACTCAGGGGTTACTATGGAAGCCATCCTGGAAGCGGATTCCCGGTCCCGGGCTCTTGCTGAATCGTATATTTTGCACTCACTGGAGAAATAG
- a CDS encoding late competence development ComFB family protein: MAFIDSYNLENLANEAEHLVHDELGRQLESFQGEICLCNDCVVDMAAMALNTVKPLYRYSLLGTLWASSAMSDGAYAESVREAVSNAIEKVRKNPSHD, translated from the coding sequence ATGGCTTTTATTGATAGTTATAATTTGGAAAACCTGGCAAACGAGGCGGAACATCTGGTCCATGACGAGCTGGGCCGCCAGCTTGAATCTTTCCAGGGGGAAATCTGCCTCTGCAATGACTGCGTGGTGGATATGGCTGCCATGGCTTTGAATACGGTTAAGCCCCTGTACCGCTATTCCCTGCTGGGTACCCTCTGGGCATCCAGCGCTATGAGCGATGGGGCCTATGCTGAAAGTGTGCGGGAAGCGGTATCAAACGCCATAGAAAAGGTTCGGAAAAACCCCTCCCACGATTAA
- the rpsF gene encoding 30S ribosomal protein S6: protein MRQYELTVIFPLEEDQNKAGREQLLTDLNANGAVIDKTDEVGDRDLAYEVKKRRRGRYVLFTLKLDPAKVAILDRSFKLNANLLKYLFVNIEE from the coding sequence ATGCGCCAGTATGAACTGACGGTTATTTTTCCATTGGAAGAAGACCAAAACAAGGCAGGCCGGGAGCAATTGCTCACCGACCTGAATGCAAACGGGGCGGTGATCGATAAAACCGACGAAGTCGGGGATCGGGATCTCGCCTATGAGGTAAAAAAGCGGAGGCGGGGACGCTATGTCCTGTTCACCCTCAAGCTGGATCCGGCAAAAGTCGCCATTTTAGACCGGAGCTTTAAGCTCAACGCCAATCTCCTCAAGTACCTTTTTGTAAATATTGAGGAATAG